CCTCCATTGGTAGGGCTTTGGGTAGTCTCACGGGCATGGAGGTACCAACTGAAATTCTTACAGGTCTACGCCGATCAAGCTTACTCCATTGTCCGCAAAAAGTATGTGGTTAGTCTTAAGAATCTCCACGATAACAATAACTCAGGATTGCAACAGAGACTCGACTGGGTTTTCGTCTGACGTCTGTGCCATCCTGTAGGTCCCAAATATCTGGCTACGAGTTTCTCACAAGTTGAAAACGACACTCACAGCCTAATCGCAAACATAACAAGGTGTTTTTTCTGGCTCAGGTGATTAAGGTTCGCCAATAAGTGCAAAATATTGTCTAACGTTCCCAGTGACCGGTTCGAGTTGGCATTACTACTCCAATCTATCTTCATGATCCTTGCCCAGGTGTGGTCCTTCCATGTTCATTGAAGTGAACCTTATCTCTGTTGCTATCAGCTCGGCTTGTTATACATATGTATTCTCTACCGACCGAAGCTTAGTCCACAAAATCTCGGAACGTCGCATCGGCCGTACTCATTATGGCAATGGAGTTCATATTCAACCTACCTCGAGTTTTTGGCTGGGCTCATGTCAGTGTCTCATCTTCTCACTGTGTCGCGTCTTGGTGAATCTCCATTCAACAGTCTGGTCGAAGCGATACTGTTTCTCATATTCGGGCGATCCGAAACCTACATCTTTATCATTGGATTCCTCGCCCTTGGTCTCGAAAGTACACTGCCAATTCCGCAGCTAATTAGGTAGCCTCGTTGTGACTGTTCTCCGCTCTATTTTTAATGAACTATTCAACAGTAATCACAAACTCCGTTCGCTGTATGGATTTCGGCTGTCCACCTTACTCGGATGGTTGGGAGGAGATTCATACAAGTGAGTATTTTTGGTTCACACGATATCTCCTGTTGATGTTTTCTCTAGAACCGCCTACTTCTTCCTGAAAGATTCTCCGCTCCAGTTCAAAGTATGCGCCATCTTCCAGCTCTCCGTGGACGTAGGTATGTACCTTCCTGAACTTATTACTATTGCCGCGAGAGAGGAAGGCTGACTTCGAGCCGGCAGCCATCCTCTTGCAACGAATTATCCTCGGCAATAAACCTCCGCCCACAGTGCTCCCTGATGAGGAAGACCTTGAGCAGGCCCTTGCCCTATCCGGAGAATAAGCTCACACGATATCATTGACCTGTGAGAGTGTAAACGTAGCTTAGATTGCTATTATGATATCTTTATTTGCTTATCGTTGTGGTTTCTAAAGGCGAATTCAAGCGCAAGGAATGATTTTGAGTGGAAAGGGAACAGATTTCACACGAAGGCAAGTAGCCATTTCAAGTCAGGCCCAAGTTTGTCAGCTACATACACTTCCTTACTCGGCCTTCTTCTTGCCTTTCCCTCGCTCGTCCGCACTACCTAACCATACTGCAGCAAACACCACGAAACCGACACTTGTGCTTATCGCCCCCGCGTAGTACGGCCACGCAGAACTCAACCAACGTTCATACCCATCGTGGCGTTTGGGGACCACGGGTATTGTCTCTGTAAACTTGAGTTCCGTCCACCCTGACCTACGATAATCCACGATAAATTTGAATACGCCATGACGATCGGGAGCTTTGAATGTTGTCCTGTAAACACCTTTTTCGCGTTTTCCATCACGGCCGGGAGAAGGCGGGAGACCAATGCGGATATGTGGGTCAAGCATGGTGAACTCCAGTTGGAGATCAGTTAAGCTATGACAAGCTTCCCATACTTTGAATTTTGGGTTGTACTTCGAGATACGGACAGTAAATTCCTGGAGAAGGGCTTAAGGAAGCGTGTTTGTCGTGAGTGCAAGGACTTTACTTACAATTTCGTCTCCGACTGTGTACTGTTCTTGAGGTTGACCTATTCTCCCATTTCCACTGGCTCCAACGCCCTTGACAAGCTTGTGTGATGCGCTGTCAATTCTAAGGACGTTTGTCTCTTGGAACGCCCATGCTGCGACGTCGTTCGCAAAATGGTGATTGGGGGATCTGCTGTTTGAGAAATAATGCTGAGGTTCGTCCAGTGTCAAGAGATCGACTACCTGACTGGACTCACTTGGATAAAAGACTGCTGCCACCAAGCCAAACGACTCTTGCACCTCCTTTAGCTTGGAAGCCAGCTGCGACTGCCATTTTGCTGCCTGCCCAGAGGCCCTCACCACCTTTTTCAACTGCATCCGCCAACGCATTGCTTGTGAGGTCAATATCACCGGCAAAACTCTCTTCGGGAGCGGAGAGGATAGGGAATAGACGAGGGTTATTGGAGAGAGCGAACGACATTCCGGAGAATGAGATGGGGGATTTTGCGTTAATTGTGGAGGTTAGAGGAATCTTGGACTGTTCCTCACGAGGAGGGGAAATGGGCACGGTTGAGATGGGATCTTCGCGTTCAGGGAAATGTGAAACGAGGTTCGTATTCGGAGGCGGAAGAATCAACCCGAATTCGGGTGCTAGAGAGGTGAGAATGTTTTGCTTGGAGCCGAGAGCAAGAATAAGATTAGTGTTTCCGGAAAGAAGGCCCACGAGGGTTTGGGGGTTTATGTCTTTTGCGAAAGCTACGACAAGCAAGTGAGTTTGAATGATAGATTGGAAGATTGGAACCAAATTGAACCTACATTTGACATCCCCCCCGACGACGACAACGTGCGAGAACTTGGGAAGATCATGTTCAATTAATGGTGGACCATCGGAATCTTTTGGAGAACGGTAGGTCAAGTTGTAGCCCTTGCCTGTGGGTAGCAGGTAAAACATCTGCCTTGTGCAGGAAACAACGATACTGCACCTTCTAGGCCAGCCAAAAATGTCGAATAATCAGACTTCGTTGCGGGATCCACTAGTACTAAAACCGAATCCCCGGACGAGGACCACGACGTTTGTGTCTTCTCCCCGTTCGCGTGTAGGCTTGACGCAGTATTTGCCTTGAGTAGTGGAAGTAGAGTAAGTAGTGAAAGCCAACGCATAATAGGCTATTCTGGCTGCTGCTCGTCAAGCCTTGCGCTTTTGAAAGCCTTCGAGACGCGGGAAAGTCAAAGTTGGAATCTGACGTGCACTTGCGCGTTGTACGTGGAAGCTGTCTCCGCTCACGGATATGGAAAAAGATTCCCACATTGGTACTTCAAAGCGTCAAGCTTCACTGGCAAGTACAGAACAGGACTTCACATCTTTCGGTATAGGCCTACTTATAACTTCCCTCGATCTTGACCCTCAGCGTCTTCACCGAACACCTCGGCGAAGGCTTTCCCGATTTCCGGAAGCATGTCCTGTGTAACGACGCTGCGACCTTCCTTGTAAAAGGCTCGACGACTAGCCTTCCTAGTGACCATGCTTGCACCAATGGCGGATAGGAAGGGCATCTTCGAGGGTGGTATTTGACCGGCTCTGAAAAATATGGATAATGAAATGATGGGGGACAAAGAGAACAGTTCACTCACCCAAAGGCACCATCCTCAAGGCACTTACCCCATGCCATAAAGGTGCCCACAGTGCCACTGAGGATGTCCCCTTGACCCCCACATCTCTTGAGCCCACCTTCTACATCAACATTCATGACATTGTTTTCGGACTCTGTGTGAGTAGCAATGACGTCCTCTTTGCCTTTCTGCAGTACCGTTACGCCACCTAACGCCTCACTGACTCTGATTGCACTGTCCTTGTCTTTAATGTCGACACCCAGACTCTCGGAGAGGCGTTTGAACTCTGCGACATTGGGAGTGACGATGGCACGCTCGTATCCTTTGATCAATGACGGGTCTTGTgtgagaagaaagagagcGTCAGCATCCAAGACGAGGAACATATTCTTTGATTTCGCCACGGAAAGGGCAATTGAAGCGAATCGTTGCATGTACGGTTCTCTGCCGAGACCGGGGCCAATGATAAGGACGTGCAAACGGTTGAAGAGAGATTTGAGTTCACCCTCCGGGGAGCTGCTCTGATTAGCACGAAACCGAATGGGAGAGATGTAACGTACGAGTTTTCTGTGAGAATAGGATGTACGATCAAATCTGGAGAGTATGATTTAATGGCGGAGGCCGCAGTCGGAGAACAGATTACATGGGAAAGGTCAGCGCCCTGGGTAGACTTTAGTTGATTATCACAACATGTAGGATTTGGTCAAAACACACTAATCGGAGGGCAGACATCGCTGCAAAGAAGGGTGCGCCTGTGTAACTAGTTCGCAAAGTTGCAAAGAACTTGTCTGCTAGACGGATGAGAGCGACGACTTACTCTAAAGCGCCTCCGAGAACGCCGACTCTCCCTGACTGGCCTTTGTGAAGAGAACCATCGAGAGGAGGAATAAGCTGTTTAATCTGGTCAAAAATCTGTCGTGGTATTGGCATGAGTGTACTTATGATGTCAGGTCGACTGACTTCCATATCTGGGTGATCTCGTCCATATTTGGTGCGTGGGAACCCCCTCTCCCTTAGCGATGATCACAGAGCTATCGAGTCTCTCCCTTTTCCTTGCCACCCCAGCCCAGCGACTAGAGTCCTATCGCCGTACAGCAGTCGCATGGAGTCGTGGTTTGACTGAAGCTGAATACATCCAGCAACAGCAAGAACAAGCTCCTACCTTTGAATGTGCCAAAGATCGTAAATGGCTAGTCTGGTGAGTTACCACAGAGCTCGTTAACGCCCCATTTGACATTGGTTTACAGGGTTCTAGCTCCTCGAGAAGACCCCCAAACGCTCAACTTCAAATGTGCCTGTGAAACGTACGTTTATTAATTTACTCTATGATCATCACCGTATCTAAAGTTCGATCGAGTTACCGACGCCCTGGGTTGATACTCGCTCCTAACACAACTACTCCTCAGGATGTTGTATGTTATGGAATAGCCTCTGTCTTTACACCAGTCGCCGAGCGCGGTAAAGGTTACGCCAAACACATGATGCGATTGCTGCACTGGGTCCTCTCTTCTCCACAAGTTCTCTTACCTTCCTCTTTCCCAACGGATCGCTGGGGAGACCCTCCCACAAGGGTAGCAGACATTGCAGGTGATGCGCAAATTTCCGCTCTTTGGAGCGATGCAGGTGATCTATACAGCACTTGTGGTCCGTTTGGCGAAGAACGAGGTGCCGGTTGGACAATTCATGATCCTGAGTCTACCATCTGGGACCCTAGATGCATCGGAAATCTAACACCTAACCTGGAATGGGAGTGGTTGAATGAGGATACAGTCCAAGATCTCTGGGACGAAGATGTTCGCACGATCCGAAGCGAATTGACTTCCTTTGGCCCCGATCGCTTCAACGCCTACTtcaccttccttccttcggcGGGTGTTGAAACATTCCAGCGAGATAAGCTTAGATTTCTTTGGCGTAAAGAGGGCATCACCCAATGGGGAGTCAGAGTGAAACGCCAGGGATCAACGGATTTCGCTACTTGGACAGTGGAACTTTCGGGACCTAATCCTCGTACCCTTATGCTTACTCGACTGAGGGCACATCAAGATAGCTTCCCAATCATATTGTCCAGAGCCGCTGAGATTGCCAAGAAGCACGATTTGCATCAGATCGAGATGTGGAACCTGGATAAATCATTTCAGGATCTTGCTGGCGGAAAGACGTTTGTCAGAGATGAGCACCTTCCAGCGGTACGGTGGTATGGGAACAACGTTGACCTTGTGTGGGTTCACAATGAAAAGTGAGATCATTTCTGTTGTATTCCCGCTGTCCCGCAGATCATGACGTGGATTTCCCCAGATTTTGTTGGTGCTAAAGGCTTTTGTATTGTCGTAAAGATTGTAAGTACTTTACATGCATGTAAGCCTGGACACGGACTTTGTGTAGAAGGGAGTTCCCAGGGTCCCGCGCTGACAACAGTTCCCGAAGACCCCGGCAGGCGCCGCATGTAATTATAGTTTGCTACATCTGAATTGAAGTTGGTTTGTCCCTTTCACACCGCCCGTCATGTCTCCTCACGCCATCCAGAGCCCTGAACCACAGAGAAAACGACGAAAGGGTGCAACTCGCCTCAGTTGTGCCGAGTGCAGACGGTGCGACTTCCCTTCCTCAAAGTCTCCCAGTCTTCTACTGACCTCAATCCGCGACCAGACTCAAGTTGCGCTGTGATCGTGCAGTTCCGTGCAGTTCATGCGTCAAGAGAGGTTGTGGGGCAATTTGTCCAGATGTGAGCTATTGTCCAAGTCGTACCCCCGTTTGTCACTCATCATTCGACAGGGATCTCTCACGACAGGACAGGGAAATCGGTCTGTTCTCTTCCTATATCAACGAGTGAATTACCCACATTTGACCCTGAGTAAAGATTCGTCCTTGCTTCAACACAAGAGCTGCACGAGAAAATACACGAGCTCGCAAATCGTGTGCGGGAACTAGAGGATGCATTACGAGCTGATCATGCCCGCATCACGACTGAACAACACCCGCTCCTAACGGATGACTTGTTGAAAATCAAAGCTCCGTTGCAGCGGGAAATTCCCCAGAACAACGGGAAACCAAagcaggaggaggagaccAATCCTGATGTCCTAGATGCTTTTGGTTCactttccatcagcatttCTGGAAAAGCAAACTACCTCGGCCAAATCGCCAATTCATGGGTGCGCTATCCAATGCCTGTTCACTTTCATTTGAATCTGACTGGTCCCCACAAAAGCTTTTTCTTCAGGTGAGTTCGTGAACACTAGTACTACCTCACCAAAACATTCATCTGTCATCCGTTCAGAATGAGTCTAGCGAGGACGATGATCAACAGGACAATCACCTTGGTACACTACAATCAATGCTACCTATACCTATCTTGAATCGAGCCGCGGCGTTGCCGATCACGACTGTCGCTCAACCAGAACCGGCTTCAGTCGCACTCCAGTCACTTTACTGGTATCTGCCTTCCACAGAAAGAGCTGCAGAATTACGGTCAATATATTATCGCTATGCGGCATGGATGTCAGTCATTCCATCTGTTTGGGAACTGTTCTCATGTCGACTCTTCTCAGGTACAATCCCGTGTCTCAAGAGATGTTTGACTTTGAAATCTACACCCAATTCTACGGTCAACAAGTTCAACCATCCCCCGACTCCGATCCACAACTTCACCATCGACTAGCCGTCATGTTCATGATATTGGCTATTGGTTCCCTTATGGACAGTTCTCTTCCATCCTATAACATTGAAGCGGAGAAATACCATCAACTGGCTCGGGCCGCACTCTTCCAGAAACCGTTCTTACACGCACCGACAATCAGCGCGGTGCAAGCACTAGTAAGAActtattttttattttttttacaAAAAAGTATTAATTGCTCTTGATGGACAGTTCTTAATGACTTACTATCTTTTCATTGCTGACCGGCACGGGACTGGTTCTGGTGGGCGATGGGCGATTATGGGCTTAGCAGTCAAGTTGGCACAGAGTGTAAGTACTGAGCTTCCACTCCAGCGACACGTCAATTTACACACgcacacacacacacacactgATTTAGATCGGCCTTCGTGAGTTGGTTTTTGAGTTCTGTCCCATCTCTATTCTATTACTCAGTTCCAATACTCAGATCGTGATAGCGGACGCTGGAAGGGCGTAGATATAGAAGAAACTCAAAGACGGCGGCAACTTTTCTGGGAAATATTTACATACGATTCATGGC
Above is a genomic segment from Marasmius oreades isolate 03SP1 chromosome 4, whole genome shotgun sequence containing:
- a CDS encoding uncharacterized protein (BUSCO:EOG09263Y3L), which gives rise to MEVSRPDIISTLMPIPRQIFDQIKQLIPPLDGSLHKGQSGRVGVLGGALDYTGAPFFAAMSALRLGADLSHVICSPTAASAIKSYSPDLIVHPILTENSSPEGELKSLFNRLHVLIIGPGLGREPYMQRFASIALSVAKSKNMFLVLDADALFLLTQDPSLIKGYERAIVTPNVAEFKRLSESLGVDIKDKDSAIRVSEALGGVTVLQKGKEDVIATHTESENNVMNVDVEGGLKRCGGQGDILSGTVGTFMAWGKCLEDGAFGAGQIPPSKMPFLSAIGASMVTRKASRRAFYKEGRSVVTQDMLPEIGKAFAEVFGEDAEGQDRGKL